The genome window AGCTAATGGGGCTCATTTGACATAGTGACCTCACTAGCTAAAGCTAATGGGGCTCATTTGACATAGTGACCATTCAGAAACttcaaatttaaattttaatgcaGTTATAGACCAATAAAAACCACACATTACTAATGAAAAATAACATTATTGTGTAACATTAGAGCAGTTTCATTTCAAGGCAGTCAATAATTACAATTAAAATTTAGATTAGGTATTCAAGAAATAGGGTACTTCACACAACTCATCTGAGGTTTCAGTATTCCTCTGAAAATTGCAACCTACAAACTTTGTAAACCAAAGCACAAAATATTAAGACTTGGCATGAAATCTGAGAGTTCTCATCAGAAAAGAAGCCAGTCAAGACTTGCCTTTTTCAGACTGACCCAGGAATTTTTGTAATAATGGATGAATGAACTTGGTGCATGCCTCATTAAAATGTGGACAATGAAAAAATACTTGCTCCGTTGATTTCACTTCACCTGACTGATATGGGCACAATCTTTCTGAGTAAAGAGCAATTCTAAATCGCCCCACCAGGATTACTGTGGGAAGTGCCGAATACCTGGCCAAAGTAAATGTTCTTGTAAGGTTATTAATGTCCCGTGAGGATAAATACACAGCCTGAATAAGTGTGTATCTGATATTTACAGGGGTCTtgaagctgggtgacctcaagATATTGGTATTCTGTATCTTCCACTCTTTGTTTAACTTACCAAAAGCACACAGAGTTTCCAAATGGGATCTCCACATTTTGAATTAGGTCCAGAAGACTTCAACCATCACAATTTTATTGAAGCTTTTTGAATATTGTGCCCTGATCTAGATAGGCCAAGCAagtctggaagctaagcagggttggccttgttcagaatttggatgggaaaccaaaccaccaagaaataccatgTCTATGAAAAGGCATGGaaaggcaaaccagctctgaatgtccGGTCCCTTGAAAACCTATCAGCAgtgcttgatggcaaaaagaaaaaattaattggttttcTAAAGTATACTTTATTCTGCTTTGCTTTTTGGGTGGACATTACTTTTTGGCTCAACATCACCTCTAATTATTACATCCAATTTATGGTATCTTAGTTCGCTAACTGAGAAATCTAGTTTATGTAATATATGGTttcaatttcatttttctttaatttctttaattttattttgttgccTTTTTCATGCTATGTACTATATTCTATTAATGTCATTGTCTTTTATATCACTGTACCCCACCTTGCACTTCAGTGAGTAAGGTGGATAAACACACACAGACTGCTCAAAATGCATAATTAATTATCCATGTTACTCCTTTACAGCTTTAACTTCACACAGTATGAATTAGACCCTATCGATTTTCCTACTCAATCTTTTCCtgttccctcttccttcccctgttCATATAACTATTGTCCACATAAATCCCACAATCTCCAACACAACCTTTTCACTTTTCAAAAGGGCCTCCTCCTTCTTTCATCAATAGAAAAGCTGGAAGCATACAGTGCAGTACATGGTGTCTTCACTGCATGATTATGAGTGAAATCAAAATTCAGATCTATAATAGATCCAAGTAATGGATGTTAAATCAATGAAAAGAGAACCCAAGTGTGTGTTCCAGTAAAACATTATCAAATATCACTTTtggagaatattttaaaagttagtttATTCAGAATTTTCCCTTCTATTAATTCACAAACTTCTTGCTTGAAAAAACTAACGTTTAATTTTCAGCTGCCTTaactattttaatatttttcgGTTGTTTGCAGTGAGGGTGCAGTGATTTGCAATGCAGGAAGCTATTTCATTCAGTGTCAAAAGATCTTGCATAAAATCATGCTAGCAAACCCTCAGCATGATATTGATGGTCTCCACAACATCTGGATTATCAAACCTGGAGCAAAATCTCGTGGCAGAGGTAGGCAAACAGTTTTTTCTCTTATGCTTCTACACTATGGTTGTTCTTCATTTGGAATTGGTAAAGAAATGAACGTGTCCCTTATCCATGATATCATCTCAATCCAAATCAGAACCTTACACAGCTGCTATTTAGAAAGAAGATGCTTAGGAGCTTCAAACATAGCACATAAGTACATAGGAACAAATGATGTGCCCTGCTGGCtaagaccaatggtccatctagtccagcctatTGGTTTACACAGTAACTAACCAGTTGTCCTGAAGGATGAACTAACAGGAAACCCTTTGCACTGGGTTTCAGAGGTTTATTACCTCTGACTATGGGGATTCCTTTTAGACTTTAGGACTGGCAGTCATTGATTGACTTTTCTTCCATGAACCTAATCTCCAGCTAAAGTGATTTAAGTTAGTGGTTCATCACCACATCTGTTGGTGGAAAATGCCACAATTTTAATTACTTTTTGAGAGAAAAAGGACCTCCATTTGCCTATCCTGAAACTATTGCTCATGAATTTCATTGTGTACCACCAGATTCCAAtattatgggagaggaagaaaagcttctctatatccattttctccaccatATGCAACTTCCATTCAGTTagctcttcatttttttcttagagTACATTTTGATTTAGATATTAACATGCTTGTTctcatgtttttttcttcttccagaaatAGTATGTAAGAAACGACTACAGGATATTCTAAAACTGGTTGAACCAACTGATCAGTTTCCAATAAAGGATCATAAATGGGTGGTCCAAAAGTACATTGAGTCACCACTATTGATTTATGATACAAAGTTTGATATTAGGCAATGGTTTCTTGTCACAGACTGGAATCCTTTGACTGTATGGTTCTACAAAGAAAGCTATCTGAGATTTTCCACTCAGCGTTTTTCCTTGAACGATCTACACAGGTAACTGAGAAAAGTGTGAGTGTGTATGAggagaaggaatttttaaaaaattcatttgaaaTAATTGTGAGGCAAAATCTTCTTTTTGCTTGCCACAGGGCTGCcattataaaaaaaattacaacttaATATGCTATTTGGTTTTAGTGTCTGAGCCCATGGAAATTGATGGTCTTAGATTGGAATGGTGAATAGGATTGCAATGTACTTTAGTGTGAACAGAATTTGTGAATAGGATTGCAATGTACTTTAGTGTGAACTGGATTGTAACAGAGGAAAGTTAAAAGATTGATCTTGTTTATCTGAAGAGTGCACATAATGTTATTTCAGTGGTTTGCTAAAATCTCAGCTTTAACTCCTTATAACTTATCTCCAACTGGAACAATGACCGAGTGCATGTCGTCTCATTCAACTTCTTCTAAGCATAAATGATGCAACAAATGAAACTGATTCAACCTGGTTATCCAGTTTGGATCAGACTCTTGCCCACATTTGCCTCATTTGTGAAGGATTTTTAATCCCCCTTTTATGTGTGAGAAACTGATCCATACACAAATCAGTTTAACAACAAAGCATATTAGAAAATAATGTAGATACTAGGAAATGAAGACATATACAATAATCTTTTATGATACAAGAATTTCCGCATCCCTTAATTTTACATCACAGAGCAATTTTAAAACAGGTCTCCTCTACTGAACACTATTTAATAGTGCCAAGTAGTCTGGATTATACCCATTTGGTTGACTCCAGTGGTTCCCTTTCTCCAATGGAGGGTTGATTCATTATCATGTCCTTATGGCCCTCCCCCACAAAGCCACCTGGAGTACTGTTGATCAGATATATATCTGGAGTTCCATATATCTTAATTCCTAAGCATGTGCTGGCCTGACTTAGCTTAGGTCCATAGTACTCTGGGACAGGGAGTTTAAGCCCTAGAGAACAGCTATTTGCCCTGTTGGGAAAACTTATATGTATTGAGGGCTACACATAAGTTTCCTCAACAGGTCAAATAGTGACACCTGCAAACATTTCAGActgggaaaatggcaccgagggaAGGTTTCAACATCCTTTCCCAACATACTTCAATTCCTACCCAAATCAGGCCTTCACATAATTGTGAATTCCCACCATGGACTACCAGACCATCTCTGGGATCCCCCCATTCCCTCCATCTGGTGGTAACTTTTTatcctttccctctcctttaAGATTATATGAGCTCAGCTGTAATGGGATGCTTTTGCCATCTTAATAGATAAGTATGTAGAATTTTAAATTTCAATTTACAGTATTTAGAGTCttattgtatttatatgtttatttattttatttatttattggattttatagactgccttatccccgaagggttgTTCTATATGTATGGTTTCTGTTGTGAACTGCCCCCAGCCTGAGAAGGGACAGATGGTATAGGAATTtaataaaaaagtaaataaaatttaCAGCACATAAATTGGCCCTGAAGGCTCTTCCACTGGCAGAGgtacttttttttctctccaatggaCCTAACCCTAAGTATTTCTCTAGTGGAAAATCCCTCACTTGGTGGAAAGGAACCATTGCAATCAATTGCATTAAATACTTTAAAGTATGTCAGTATCAAACAAACTAAATAGAATTACATTTTTTAAGAAAGTGGAATATATCCCTGTTACGTTTACTTGTGTGTTTTTCAGAAATATAATAGTTAATTCTTCATTTCTGCTCAGTTTTTTTCATGTGAGTAATTATTGTGTACATTTTTCACAGTTCCATTCATCTGTGCAATAATTCCATTCAGAAAAATTACAAGAATGCCACAGACCGCAGTTCTCAGTTGCCATACCACAACATGTGGTCAAGCAGCAAATTCCAAGAATATTTAAAGAAGAAAGGACTTGGCCATGTCTGGAATAATATTATCTATCCAtccatgaaaaaaaatataatcTATACAATGAAGGTGGTGCAGGACCAAGTTGAACCACGGAGGAGCAGCTTTGAACTCTATGGGGCAGATTTTATTCTTGGAGATGACTTTAAACCATGGTTGATTGAAATCAATAGTAGTCCAACTATGTTTCCTTCTACCCCAGTAACATCAGATCTATGCACTCAGGTTCAAGAAGATACAATCAAAGTTGTTATTGATCGGAGGCATGACAAAACCTGTGACATTGGGAAATATGAACTTCTCTGGAGACAGGTAGGAATCACTTAATTTTTGCCTGTACTTTGGTAGATTCCAAAATTTTCAAACAGTCAAATCAACTATATTTTGATGTAGATTTTGAAATGCGAATCCTAAAGATCTGGCTGAATACTGTTAGGGAATATCACACTACTACAAAATTCAGAATAAAGGATCAACTAAGAGCCTGTTTAAGAAATCCCATTgtgtatgtgtaaaatgttgtcaagtcacagccaacctattacctatggcaacccagtagggctttcaaggcaaaagattaacacaggtggttcgccattgctttcatctgcatagcaaccctggtatagcaaacaaacatctttaaaaacaataatctttAAGCACAACAATAAAAAGACATATCCTTAAACCTCAAGATGGCAGAAAATGATTCCATTTAAGCCCACGAAGAACCACCCAGCCCCCTCAGTTGACAGCCAAGCATGGACAAAATCTAATAGGGGTGACCCAGGCTAGCAGTTGCATTGGTGGCAGTGTAGGGAGGCCGGCGGCTGACATCAGGCTACtcctttggtattccttggagattgcCCATGCAAGTACTAAATCtgataaaatcaggctagcctgggtcaggGAGAGAGTTGATTAGCACCACTGAATCtattaaaaaataacattattaTTAACTGACATGTTGATTAATAGTCCATAAAGTTTCCACAGTCCAAACACTGGTTGTTCTAAGTCCATTATTAGGAAATGAAAAACAATAAGTAATTATGCACAGGAGCAACCTGCATGATTGCTTTAATATCCTTTATAAATCTGTACATCACATGGTTTGGATTTGGATTATTGGCATTTATTACCCCAGTTTATGCTTTTTATAATACAAACATCTCCCAaatctttgtttctctttttcctctaTAGCCTATGCTGGAAATTCCCCCATTTAATCCTACAGACCTTTTGGTTGAGGGAATCAGTGTTCGGAGACTGAAAAAGCACATGTCTGCTTTCAATTTTAATTTCCTTGAACCACTGATGGCCATGCCACAGTCTACAACCAACCAGGAAAATAAAAGGGAGTCCATGACACCTGTCAATGACAAACAAAATCCAAGAGTCAAAAACAGAAACAGTGTCTCTTGCAGTTTGCCCAAGACGCTCAAGAAGTCACAAGACAAAGATGTTAAAGTTAAAACTGTCCCCAAAAGGCTGGCCAAGCCAATAGACTTTCCTCGCATAGTTGATGGCCCTGAAGCATCATCTTTCACCGACAAAAAGAAGAATACAGGAATGAAAGAGTCCAGTCATCAGCATGGAAACCAAGGAGCCACCTGTTCTCAAAAGATGCCATCCTTAGACTGGGCATTACTTCAGCCCTCTACAGAGACAGGTAAATGCATATACACGGACAGATCCAGATATAAGCGACACGTTACTTATGCTGAGATATCACTGTGACCTTCACAGCTGTTAGTTCATTATCTGATTATGCAGTGttatgtaatggttagagtgtcaaactaggatctgggacacccaggtttaaatccccagtctgccaaggaagctaactaggtaaccttggaccagacacactctcaacctaagtGACCTCGCAggattgttctgaggataaaagggaggccaatgatgtaagctgctttgggttcccattgagcaggagataaatgaagtaagtaagtaaatatgcAGATAATGCTTGGGAGCTAATCTTGTAAAGAACTGTCTGCACAGCAGTTCTGATGGATTTAATGTTAGTTGTGTGCCTTGTGCAAAACATGGAGCATGACAGGGAAGGAATGGAAGAACAGCAGATTGATGAC of Sphaerodactylus townsendi isolate TG3544 linkage group LG06, MPM_Stown_v2.3, whole genome shotgun sequence contains these proteins:
- the TTLL8 gene encoding protein monoglycylase TTLL8 → MNTFQAERKPLLVPIDKETKYEGENRLTKVELPLQKFLNITVDKCLPVVSFHQGMFPGLTPKVVDELPPPPKIDKYKLARFLTEKAVREKKIFSISGPYPVIRNSLRKRGWVERKYLLKNDSHEHKEDGNETECDNGGKSESKPALREEEIPYNTSGDIHDIMSRLVRNEETFFYWTIKRDAVDYYSLHSDQMLNHYARTGSFTTKIGVCLHMRNLPWYVSANPNAFFPRCYAICIDDEKYDFIQDFRKTAAFSILKWVVDLDMSDDHDPSSTESLDKKAGTTDSNESNIKELPGELIEMALKVSETYLQQLEHADIDFDAEKSSVLSDTEWDKLIEQYYSLIHEGAVICNAGSYFIQCQKILHKIMLANPQHDIDGLHNIWIIKPGAKSRGREIVCKKRLQDILKLVEPTDQFPIKDHKWVVQKYIESPLLIYDTKFDIRQWFLVTDWNPLTVWFYKESYLRFSTQRFSLNDLHSSIHLCNNSIQKNYKNATDRSSQLPYHNMWSSSKFQEYLKKKGLGHVWNNIIYPSMKKNIIYTMKVVQDQVEPRRSSFELYGADFILGDDFKPWLIEINSSPTMFPSTPVTSDLCTQVQEDTIKVVIDRRHDKTCDIGKYELLWRQPMLEIPPFNPTDLLVEGISVRRLKKHMSAFNFNFLEPLMAMPQSTTNQENKRESMTPVNDKQNPRVKNRNSVSCSLPKTLKKSQDKDVKVKTVPKRLAKPIDFPRIVDGPEASSFTDKKKNTGMKESSHQHGNQGATCSQKMPSLDWALLQPSTETALT